A genome region from Naumovozyma castellii chromosome 5, complete genome includes the following:
- the UGA2 gene encoding succinate-semialdehyde dehydrogenase (NAD(P)(+)) (ancestral locus Anc_3.199), translating into MPFPKPEFQNNNLLRNGSLINGNWISAAKETFDVTDPASGSKIATLPEQTSSDVEQAIDAAAKAFKTYKNTTPRQRAQWLRNMFNLMMENLEDLAKLISWENGKALSESRGEIKYAASFFEWYAEEAPRIYGTTIQTATASNRVFTLRQPVGVCGIICPWNFPSAMITRKVAAALTAGCTVIVKPDSQTPLSGLALGYLLEEAGFPEGVCNVILSHKNTPACGLTLCESPVVKKISFTGSTSVGKILMKQSASTLKKLSFELGGNAPVIVFEDADLEVAVEQTIASKFRGLGQTCVCSNRIYVHSSIIDKFAELVAAKVRKFTIGPGLSDGVTHGCIINGKAIEKVESHVNDAITKGAQIIEKGGLIPSLGPNFYAPVVLSHVTKDALVAKEETFGPLCPIFSFDTLEEVIGYANDTEFGLAAYIFSKDIDTVYTAAEALEAGMVSCNTGIFSDCAMPFGGVKESGFGREGSLHGIEDYTVLKSVTIGGLPERL; encoded by the coding sequence ATGCCTTTTCCCAAGCCCGAGTTCCAAAACAACAACTTACTAAGAAACGGTTCCTTAATTAATGGGAACTGGATATCTGCTGCCAAAGAAACCTTTGATGTGACTGATCCAGCTTCAGGAAGCAAAATAGCTACTCTACCTGAACAAACGTCCTCTGATGTTGAGCAAGCCATCGATGCGGCAGCCAAGGCATTCAAGACTTATAAAAACACTACCCCAAGACAAAGAGCTCAATGGTTGAGAAACATgtttaatttaatgatgGAAAACTTGGAAGATTTAGCCAAATTGATATCTTGGGAAAATGGTAAAGCACTATCTGAATCACGCGgtgaaattaaatatgCTGcttcattctttgaatgGTATGCTGAAGAGGCACCTCGTATATACGGCACTACTATTCAGACTGCAACTGCCTCTAATAGAGTATTTACCTTAAGACAACCTGTTGGGGTTTGTGGTATTATTTGCCCTTGGAACTTCCCAAGTGCAATGATTACCAGGAAAGTGGCTGCTGCCCTGACTGCAGGATGTACTGTGATTGTCAAGCCTGACTCACAGACCCCATTATCTGGATTAGCTTTAGGTTATTTGTTGGAAGAGGCCGGTTTCCCTGAAGGTGTCTGTAATGTCATTCTTTCACATAAGAATACACCAGCATGTGGTCTTACGTTATGTGAATCTCCCGTAGTCAAAAAGATTTCCTTCACTGGATCTACCAGTGTAGGgaagatattaatgaaacaatCTGCTTCCACTTTAAAGAAGTTATCCTTTGAATTAGGTGGTAACGCTCCCGTTATTGTATTTGAAGACGCAGATTTGGAAGTGGCTGTTGAGCAGACTATTGCGTCCAAATTTAGAGGATTGGGTCAAACTTGCGTTTGTtcaaatagaatatatGTACATTCCTCCATTATTGATAAGTTTGCAGAATTAGTAGCTGCAAAAGTTAGGAAGTTTACAATTGGTCCTGGTTTATCAGATGGTGTCACCCATGGTTGTATCATTAACGGGAAGGCTATTGAAAAAGTGGAAAGTCACGTAAATGATGCAATTACAAAGGGTGCccaaataattgaaaagggTGGGTTGATTCCAAGCTTAGGACCCAATTTTTATGCCCCTGTGGTATTATCTCATGTTACAAAAGACGCATTGGTGGCTAAGGAGGAAACATTTGGTCCTCTGTGCCCAATTTTCTCATTCGATACTTTGGAAGAAGTTATTGGGTATGCAAATGATACTGAATTTGGATTAGCTGCTTACATTTTCTCCAAAGATATTGATACTGTTTATACTGCTGCAGAAGCTTTAGAAGCAGGAATGGTTTCTTGCAATACTGGTATCTTCTCTGATTGTGCTATGCCATTTGGTGGGGTTAAGGAGTCTGGGTTTGGAAGAGAAGGTTCCCTTCATGGAATTGAAGATTATACGGTTCTTAAATCGGTCACCATTGGAGGTTTACCTGAAAgattgtaa
- the NCAS0E01460 gene encoding uncharacterized protein (ancestral locus Anc_3.200) — protein sequence MAALPTVTSSVSYDLGNYTTNGTNSTDSFCQGPGKSFISCWLLMMLVIVVLIGESIFHDDTSTVTKGRSNDIEEQVGSCSTQNCNSEYVERFEMHSLENLSYNEDEDGDLSTVPPYTERRDNEDLGYVDGNGVYYVRYDAYLDEFIRLSGIGLEEEVSGELAVTLNNVEPVRNSENDKFSLSYDEEVKALSTMLNDSQEEESNIFPIQAETGRIEDLGSSYEMLSEDMATATPVVDYSD from the coding sequence ATGGCAGCTTTACCCACTGTAACTTCATCGGTTTCCTACGATTTGGGCAACTACACAACGAATGGTACCAATTCAACTGATAGTTTTTGTCAAGGACCCGGTAAATCCTTTATTTCCTGTTGGCTGTTGATGATGCTTGTAATAGTTGTTTTAATCGGTGAAAGTATATTTCATGATGATACTAGTACTGTTACAAAAGGCAGGAGTAACgatattgaagaacaagTGGGTTCCTGTTCCACACAGAATTGTAATTCAGAGTATGTCGAGAGGTTTGAAATGCACAGTTTAGAGAATCTGAGTTACAACGAAGACGAGGATGGTGACCTCAGCACCGTACCTCCATATACTGAAAGAAGGGATAATGAGGATTTAGGATATGTCGATGGAAATGGAGTTTATTATGTTCGTTACGATGCATATCTCGatgaatttattagatTGAGTGGTATTGGTCtcgaagaagaagtatcTGGTGAATTAGCTGTCACTTTGAATAATGTTGAACCTGTTAGAAACTCCGAAAATGACAAATTCAGTCTGAGTTACGATGAGGAAGTAAAGGCATTATCTACAATGCTTAATGATTCACAAGAGGAGGAAAGTAACATTTTCCCAATCCAAGCAGAAACTGGTAGAATTGAAGATCTTGGCTCCAGTTATGAAATGCTCTCAGAAGATATGGCCACAGCGACACCCGTGGTTGATTATTCTGACTAG
- the GPI18 gene encoding GPI-anchor transamidase GPI18 (ancestral locus Anc_3.201), which yields MESPPCRTVKWSLLRITGIFLVVRTLQYLLIFLTPSNQFDTSTQLLLDELLTNSQDQYKFWNRNIWNKLLSWDAVYFIKGMVGSPDRDVPEYEHEWAFSLIWIQLVRLISRSNSGTIELYRALYVGVLMENILFYLSAVILFFLTWKTFTQGSIHYSRGSAMKLSLLSSTLFILSSGSGFFTGLYSEPLSSFCTFLGMFLRESSIYYPSNGSYGYTFDWYSLPLYSFGSCLCFSLACLNRSNCLLLGIYYVYDLCHLLRSKERNWYKIILFPIISGSIMGGLYVRQQYWVPFNEFCPDNGGWCQDILFKFVTKQSLYQFIQKKYWNVGLFQYWTLNNLPNFIIGLPTFIILNISCVYFLRVYPMRHLYATCIITLSFSFIILLVAHFQIINRVCSFLPLHLWYIADRLVKRWSLNGEKNHKQLNGDDTIVKLYLYWLVIWVPIQTILFAFFLPPA from the coding sequence ATGGAGAGTCCACCATGCAGGACAGTCAAATGGTCATTACTTAGGATTACAGGAATCTTCCTAGTTGTTCGTACCCTACAATATCTactaatatttttaacGCCATCTAATCAATTTGACACATCTACTCAATTGCTTCTGGATGAATTGCTAACAAATTCACAGGATCAATAcaaattttggaatagaaatatttggaacaaattATTGTCATGGGATGCAGTTTATTTTATCAAGGGAATGGTGGGTTCGCCTGATCGAGATGTGCCAGAATACGAACATGAATGGGCATTTTCACTAATATGGATCCAATTAGTTCGATTGATATCCAGATCCAACAGTGGGACAATCGAACTATACCGAGCATTATACGTAGGTGTCCTCATGGAAAAcatattattttatctTTCTGCTGTCATTCTATTTTTTCTAACGTGGAAAACGTTTACTCAAGGAAGCATCCATTATTCTCGTGGGTCCGCTATGAAATTATCCCTGTTAAGTTCAACATTATTCATACTATCGAGTGGTAGTGGGTTTTTTACTGGCTTGTATTCGGAaccattatcatcattttgtACTTTTCTGGGAATGTTTCTAAGagaatcttcaatttaCTATCCCTCTAATGGATCATATGGATATACTTTTGATTGGTATTCATTGCCACTTTATTCCTTTGGGAGTTGCCTCTGTTTCAGTTTGGCTTGTTTGAATAGGTCAAATTGTTTATTGTTGGGAATCTATTATGTTTATGATCTTTGTCATTTATTAAGATCTAAGGAGAGAAATTGGTATAAGATTATTCTGTTTCCAATCATATCAGGTTCCATAATGGGTGGCTTATATGTAAGACAACAATATTGGGTTCcctttaatgaattttgtCCCGATAATGGTGGATGGTGCCAGGATATCTTATTCAAGTTTGTAACGAAACAATCACTTTATCAGTTCATACAAAAGAAGTATTGGAATGTGGGACTTTTCCAATATTGGactttgaataatttaccaaatttcattattggcTTACCAACTTTTATTATCCTAAATATTTCATGTGTTTATTTCCTTCGAGTTTATCCCATGAGACATCTTTATGCTACATGTATTATCACATTGTCTTTCAGTTTCATAATCTTGTTAGTTGCacatttccaaattattaatcGTGTTTGTTCATTCTTACCCTTGCATTTATGGTACATTGCAGACAGATTGGTGAAAAGATGGTCTCTAAATGGTGAAAAAAACCACAAACAACTTAATGGAGATGATACCATTGtcaaattatatttatattgGTTAGTTATTTGGGTCCCCATACAAACTATACTTTTTGCATTTTTCTTACCTCCAGcatga
- the YRB1 gene encoding Ran GTPase-binding protein YRB1 (ancestral locus Anc_3.204): protein MSEKAAASPETSATSTAPKPPSSAVFSMFGGKKEEKKDEEKEVKKDEEKKESAEAAAEEESPDIHFEPIVHLEKVDVKTLEENETVLFKVRAKLFRFDPENKEWKERGTGDCKFLQNKETKKVRILMRRDKTLKVCANHIIAPEYELKANVGSDRSWVYTCTADVAEGPAEAFTFAIRFGSKENADKFKEQFEKAQEINKN, encoded by the coding sequence ATGTCTGAAAAAGCTGCTGCCAGTCCTGAAACTAGTGCCACTTCCACTGCTCCAAAGCCTCCAAGCTCTGCCGTCTTCTCCATGTTCGGTGGCAAGAAGgaggaaaagaaggatgaagagaaagaagtaaagaaggatgaagaaaagaaggagaGTGCTGAAGCAgctgctgaagaagaatctcCAGATATTCATTTTGAACCAATCGTTCATTTGGAAAAAGTGGACGTCAAGACtttagaagaaaatgaaaccGTTTTATTCAAGGTAAGAGCTAAATTATTCAGATTCGATccagaaaataaagaatggAAGGAAAGAGGTACCGGTGACTGTAAATTCttacaaaataaagaaacaaagaaagTTAGAATCTTGATGAGAAGAGATAAGACTTTGAAGGTTTGTGCTAACCACATTATTGCTCCTGAATATGAATTGAAGGCTAATGTTGGGTCTGACAGATCTTGGGTTTATACATGTACTGCCGATGTTGCTGAAGGTCCCGCTGAAGCTTTTACTTTTGCCATCAGATTCGGTTCTAAGGAAAATGCTGATAAATTCAAGGAACAATTCGAAAAGGCTCAAGAAATAAACAAGAATTAA
- the NCAS0E01490 gene encoding alpha,alpha-trehalase (ancestral locus Anc_3.205), translating into MSSSSTAAKQNTTSQNAATATATTTTTTTTRTRHRRMSSMSEFNDPFSNADIYYGPNTDPRKQKPQKANTSPTTPANAPSSSSSSAAHHKLNRTRTMSVFGKISDFKKGSLKEGYNLKRRGSEDDSYLAAQGNRRFFIEDVDKTLDDLLTNEDTDRNYQITIEDTGPKVIKVGTANSYGYKSVNVRGTYMLSNLLQELTIAKSFGRHQIFLDEARINENPVNRLSRLISNQFWNTLTRRLDLYSIGEIAMDTKIDAPGAKNPRIYVPYNCPEQYEFFIQASQMNPSLKLEVEYLPKDITPEYVKSLNGTPGLLALAMEEHVNPSTGEKSLIGFPYAVPGGRFNELYGWDSYMIALGLIESNKVDVAKGMVEHFIFEIEHYGKILNANRSYYLCRSQPPFLTDMTLAVFKKIGGVHNPNAVDLLKRSFAAAIKEYKTVWCHSPRLDPETGLSCYHPDGLGIPPETEPEHFDTILLPYTRKYNISLEEFRQKYNDGVIHEPQLDEFFLHDRGVRESGHDTTYRFEGVCAYLATIDLNALLYKYECDIADVIEQFFDNKYTDPNDGSVTDAAHWRKLAEKRKQTINEKMWDNESGFYFDYNVKAKQRTSYESATTFWALWAGLATKEQAKIMIEKALPKLEMLGGLVACTERSRGPISINRPIRQWDYPFGWAPHQILAWKGLSDYGYSDVATRLSYRWLYMMTKAFVDYNGIVVEKYDVTRGTDPHRVEAEYGNQGADFKGVATEGFGWVNASYLLGSKYMNSHARRALGACIPPMPFFQSLKSDEKKLYGL; encoded by the coding sequence ATGTCGTCGTCGTCGACCGCCGCTAAACAGAACACTACTTCTCAGAATGCAGCTACTGCAACAGCAACTACCACAACTACAACTACTACTAGAACACGTCATAGGAGAATGTCATCCATGAGCGAGTTTAATGATCCCTTCTCAAACGCTGATATCTATTATGGTCCCAATACAGACCCAAGGAAGCAGAAGCCGCAGAAGGCGAACACAAGCCCAACAACACCAGCTAACGCTCCctcgtcgtcgtcgtcatcCGCCGCCCACCATAAATTGAATAGAACAAGGACAATGAGTGTCTTTGGTAAGATTTCCGATTTTAAGAAGggttctttgaaagaaggGTATAACTTGAAACGTCGTGGATCGGAGGACGATTCGTATTTGGCCGCTCAGGGGAACAGAagatttttcattgaagatgtgGATAAGACTTTGGATGATTTGCTTACCAATGAGGATACTGATAGGAATTATCAAATTACCATCGAAGATACAGGTCCTAAGGTTATTAAAGTGGGGACTGCAAACTCATATGGGTACAAATCGGTAAATGTCAGGGGAACATATATGTTATCCAACCTTTTGCAGGAATTAACCATCGCGAAGAGTTTTGGTAGacatcaaatatttttggatGAGGCAAGAATTAACGAAAATCCAGTGAATAGATTATCAAGATTGATATCTAACCAATTTTGGAATACATTAACGAGAAGACTAGATCTATACAGTATTGGTGAAATTGCCATGGATACTAAGATCGATGCTCCTGGTGCTAAAAATCCTAGAATTTACGTCCCATATAACTGTCCTGAACAATACGAGTTTTTCATTCAAGCATCTCAAATGAACCCATCTTTAAAATTAGAAGTGGAATATTTACCTAAAGATATCACTCCAGAATATGTTAAATCGTTAAATGGAACACCAGGGTTATTGGCTCTTGCCATGGAAGAACATGTTAATCCATCTACGGGTGAGAAATCTTTAATCGGATTCCCCTATGCTGTCCCTGGTGGTagatttaatgaattataCGGATGGGATTCTTACATGATTGCATTAGGATTAATTGAAAGTAACAAAGTTGATGTAGCCAAAGGTATGGTAGAACATttcatatttgaaattgaacattATGGTAAAATATTGAACGCAAATAGATCATATTATTTGTGTAGGTCACAACCTCCATTTTTAACAGATATGACACTGGCAGtctttaaaaaaattggtggGGTACACAATCCAAATGCGGTAGATCTACTGAAGAGATCATTTGCTGCCGcaataaaagaatataagaCAGTATGGTGTCATTCACCTCGTCTTGATCCGGAAACTGGGCTATCATGTTATCATCCAGATGGTCTGGGGATCCCACCAGAGACTGAACCTGAACATTTCGATACCATTTTATTACCATACACTAGAAAATacaatatttctttagAGGAGTTTAGGCAAAAGTATAATGATGGTGTCATACATGAACCACAATTAGATGAATTCTTCCTTCATGATAGAGGTGTGAGAGAATCAGGTCATGATACCACTTATAGATTTGAAGGTGTTTGTGCATATTTGGCCACTATAGATTTAAATGCCCTTCTTTACAAATACGAATGTGATATTGCAGACGTCATTGAAcaattctttgataataaatatacaGATCCAAATGATGGTTCAGTGACAGATGCGGCTCATTGGAGGAAACTCGctgaaaagagaaaacaaaccattaatgaaaaaatgtGGGATAACGAATCTGGATTCTATTTTGACTATAACGTTAAAGCTAAACAAAGAACTTCTTATGAGTCGGCAACTACTTTCTGGGCTCTATGGGCAGGTCTCGCAACCAAGGAACAAGCCAAGATTATGATAGAAAAGGCTTTACCAAAATTAGAAATGCTAGGAGGTCTAGTGGCTTGCACAGAAAGATCAAGAGGTCCCATCTCCATTAATAGGCCAATTAGACAATGGGATTATCCATTTGGATGGGCTCCACATCAGATATTAGCATGGAAGGGACTATCTGACTATGGATATTCAGATGTGGCAACACGACTCTCCTATAGGTGGCTTTACATGATGACCAAGGCTTTTGTTGATTATAACGGGATTGTTGTAGAGAAATATGATGTTACAAGAGGCACAGATCCACATCGTGTTGAAGCAGAGTATGGGAATCAAGGTGCTGATTTTAAAGGTGTTGCCACCGAAGGGTTTGGTTGGGTTAATGCCAGTTATTTATTGGGTTCGAAGTATATGAATAGTCATGCCAGAAGAGCACTTGGGGCATGTATTCCTCCAATGCCATTCTTCCAAAGTTTGAAGAGCGATGAGAAGAAACTTTATGGCCTTTAA
- the FMP32 gene encoding Fmp32p (ancestral locus Anc_8.8), which translates to MMKRFLGASSLNVAKRSIHNSRLLMRDFETVHIDNTNNYKNLLIEKGQFTPKQATTLVNIMSEAIKGGVVHVSKDLAKRERLTQLTYQQQVDFAKLKDQLLSADRNEFHNIENEYERVRNDLEKLRSKLKEEITRANAGFKLDLSLEKGRIREESSHHDLQIKEIDSRIDQEVANMKMQIDSVKTQVMQWLFGVCTGTFASLLAYMRLVS; encoded by the coding sequence ATGATGAAACGGTTCCTTGGTGCTTCAAGCCTAAATGTGGCTAAAAGATCAATCCATAATTCGAGGTTATTGATGCGAGATTTTGAAACTGTTCATATTGATAATACCAACaattataaaaatttaCTTATAGAAAAGGGCCAATTTACTCCTAAGCAGGCAACAACTCTGGTCAATATAATGTCTGAAGCGATTAAGGGCGGTGTTGTTCATGTTTCGAAAGATTTGGCAAAAAGGGAGAGGTTGACTCAGTTAACATACCAACAACAGGTGGATTTtgcaaaattgaaagatcaaTTGTTAAGTGCTGACAGAAACGAATTtcataatattgaaaacgAATATGAACGAGTAAGGAATGAccttgaaaaattgagaAGTAAACTTAAAGAAGAGATTACCCGAGCCAACGCTGGATTTAAATTAGATTTATCTTTAGAGAAGGGGCGaataagagaagaaagtaGTCATCATGATTTACAGATTAAGGAAATAGATTCGAGGATAGATCAAGAAGTTGCAAACATGAAAATGCAAATTGATTCAGTAAAGACTCAAGTCATGCAATGGCTATTTGGTGTTTGCACGGGTACGTTTGCCTCGCTATTAGCTTACATGAGATTAGTGTCCTAA
- the SEC53 gene encoding phosphomannomutase SEC53 (ancestral locus Anc_8.9), with protein MSSADFAHKERPDTLVLFDVDGTLTPARLCISDEVKDTLAKLRKKVCIGFVGGSDLSKQLEQLGPNVLNEFDYSFSENGLTAYRLGKQLASQSFINWIGEEKYNKLAVFILRYLADMELPKRRGTFLEFRNGMINVSPIGRNASTKERNEFEAFDKVHKVRAKFVEALKKEFPDYGLTYSIGGQISFDVFPTGWDKTYCLQHVADDGFKEIHFFGDKTFEGGNDYEIYVDDRTVGHSVQSPDDTVRILTELFDL; from the coding sequence atgtcatCTGCTGATTTCGCTCACAAGGAAAGACCAGACACTTTAGTCTTATTTGATGTCGATGGTACTTTGACTCCTGCTAGATTATGCATCTCCGATGAAGTTAAGGACACTTTAGCCAAATTAAGAAAGAAGGTTTGTATCGGTTTCGTTGGTGGTTCTGATTTGAGCAAACAATTAGAACAATTAGGTCCAAATGTcttgaatgaatttgacTATTCATTCTCTGAAAATGGTTTGACCGCCTACAGATTGGGTAAGCAATTAGCTTCtcaatctttcattaactGGATCGGTGAAGAAAAGTACAACAAGTTGGCTGTTTTCATTCTAAGGTATTTAGCTGACATGGAACTTCCAAAGAGAAGAGGTACTTTCTTAGAATTCAGAAATGGTATGATTAACGTTTCTCCAATCGGTAGAAATGCTTCCACTAAAGAACgtaatgaatttgaagctTTTGACAAGGTTCACAAGGTTAGAGCTAAATTTGTTGAAgctttgaagaaggaattCCCAGATTACGGTTTGACTTACTCCATTGGTGGTCAAATTTCCTTCGATGTTTTCCCAACCGGTTGGGATAAGACCTACTGTCTACAACATGTCGCTGACGATGGTTTCAAGGAAATTCATTTCTTTGGTGATAAGACTTTCGAAGGTGGTAACGATTATGAAATTTACGTTGATGACAGAACTGTTGGTCATTCCGTTCAATCCCCAGATGATACAGTCAGAATCTTGactgaattatttgatttataG